The Streptomyces venezuelae genomic interval CCCTATACGGGTCGCCCCCGGTTGTCCCGGGACGGTCGCGGCGCACTAGGGTCACCGCATGGAGGAGCTGGATCGTCAGATCGTCGAGTTGCTCGTCAAGGACGGGCGCATGAGCTACACCGACCTGGGCAAGGCCACCGGCCTGTCCACCTCGGCAGTGCATCAGCGCGTCCGCCGTCTCGAGCAGCGCGGAGTCATCCGCGGCTATGCCGCCGTCGTCGACCCGGAGGCCGTGGGTCTGCCGCTCACCGCATTCATCTCGGTCAAACCCTTCGACCCGAGCGCCCCCGACGACACCCCCGACCGGCTCGCCGACATCCCGGAGATCGAGGCCTGTCACAGCGTCGCCGGCGACGAGAACTACATCCTCAAGGTCCGGGTCGCGACGCCGCTGGAGCTGGAGCACCTGCTCAGCCGCATCCGCTCGCAGGCCGGGGTGTCCAGCCGTACGACCGTCGTCCTGTCCACTCCGTACGAGGCCCGACCGCCCCGCATCTGACCGCGCGCCCCCCCTGTCGGGGGCCCTGCCGGACAAACCGGGTCCCCGCACGCCCTAGCCTGGTCGCATGAGTGAGTCCGCGTCCGCAGAGTCCC includes:
- a CDS encoding Lrp/AsnC family transcriptional regulator; this translates as MEELDRQIVELLVKDGRMSYTDLGKATGLSTSAVHQRVRRLEQRGVIRGYAAVVDPEAVGLPLTAFISVKPFDPSAPDDTPDRLADIPEIEACHSVAGDENYILKVRVATPLELEHLLSRIRSQAGVSSRTTVVLSTPYEARPPRI